AGGACGGCACCGGGGACGTGGCCACCAACGGCGCGCTCAAGGTCGGTGCCGAGAACGGCAAGCTGTCCGAGGTCACCGTGCAGGACACCAAGGGCAACAAGGTCGACGGCAAGATCGCGGCCGACGGGGCCAGTTGGACCCCGGCCCGCCACCTCGCGGCCTCGACCAAGTACAAGGTGCACGCGGTCGCCAAGGACGCCGAGGGCCGTCAGTCGGCGAAGGAGGCCTCCTTCACCACGCTGAGCCCGAAGAACACCTTCGTCGGCATCTTCACGCCCGAGGACGGCTCGACGGTCGGCGTCGGCATGCCCTTCTCGCTCCACTTCACGCGCGGCATCACCGACCCGGCGGCCGTCGAGAAGGGCATCGAGATCAAGACGGTCCCGGCGGTCCCGGTCGAGGGCCACTGGTTCGGCAACGACCGTCTCGACTTCCGCCCGGAGAAGTACTGGAAGGCCGGTACCAAGGTCACCGTCAAGCTCAACCTGGACGGCGTCGAGGGACGCCCGGGTGTGTACGGCGAGCAGGTCAAGACCGTGAGTTTCACGATAGGCCGCAGCCAGGTCTCGGTCGTCGACGCCAAGTCGCACAAGATGAAGGTCGTCCGCGACGGCAAGGAGATAAAGACCCTGCCGATCACCGCGGGCGCCCCGGCCACCACCACGTACAACGGTCAGATGGTCATCAGCGAGAAGCACCGGGTGACCCGGATGAACGGTGACACCGTCGGCTTCGGCGGCGAGTACGACATCAAGGACGTGCCGCACGCGATGCGCCTGTCCACCTCCGGCACCTTCATCCACGGCAACTACTGGGCGCCGGGCGCACCCGGCAAGGAGAACGTCAGCCACGGCTGCGTGGGCCTGCGGGACGTGCGCGGCGGCTACGACAAGAAGCAGCCCGCGGCCTGGTTCTACGACAACTCGCTGATCGGTGACGTGGTCGTGGTGAAGAACTCCAAGGACAAGCAGATACAGCCGGACAACGGGCTCAACGGCTGGAACATGTCCTGGCAGGAATGGAAGTCCTGAGTCGCTGAATCTCTGAATCTCCGAGTCGTCATACGGCTCCGGGTTCGGCTGGAACGCCCGGCCGCCGCCGGGGAGTCGGGGCGGCGGCCGATGCCCGGACCCGGTGTGCTTGTGACCAAGCGCACCGGGTCTTGTGCGTCCCTGGGACCGGTGGTCCCTGTATGCCGCGGCGAAGCCCCAGTAACGTGCCCTTCATGACTGTGCATCTCGAGGTCGACGAGGGCGTCGGCACCATCCGTCTGGACCGTCCGCCGATGAACGCGCTGGATGTAGCCACCCAGGACCGGCTCAAGGAACTCGCCGAAGAGGCCACCGCCCGCGACGACGTGCGTGCGGTGATCCTGTACGGCGGGGAGAAGGTGTTCGCGGCGGGCGCGGACATCAAGGAGATGCAGGAGATGGACCACACCGCGATGGTCCTGCGCTCGCGCGCCCTGCAGGACTCCTTCACCGCGGTGGCCCGTATCCCCAAGCCGGTCGTCGCCGCCATCACGGGGTACGCGCTCGGCGGCGGGTGCGAGCTGGCCCTCTGCGCCGACTACCGCATCGCGGGCGAGCGGGCCAAGCTCGGCCAGCCCGAGATCCTGCTCGGCCTCATCCCCGGGGCCGGTGGCACCCAGCGCCTGTCCCGTCTGGTCGGCCCGTCCAAGGCCAAGGACCTGATCTTCACCGGCCGCCATGTGAAGTCGGACGAGGCCCTGACCATCGGCCTGGTCGACCGCGTCGTACCGGACGCGGAGGTCTACGAGCAGGCGCACGCCTGGGCCGCCAAGCTCGCCCAGGGTCCCGCGCTCGCGCTGCGTGCGGCCAAGGAGTCCGTGGACGTCGGCCTGGAGAGCGACATCGACACCGGCCTCGCCGTCGAACGCACCTGGTTCGCAGGCCTGTTCGCCACCGAGGACCGCGAGCGCGGCATGCGCAGCTTCGTCGAGGAAGGCCCCGGCAAGGCGAAGTTCCTCTGAGAAACGGTGAGTTGCCGAGGGGCGGCGTCGGATGTGAAGCACCTTTCACAAGCGACCCGCCCCTCGGCGGCGGGTCCCTCCTGAGGGCGGATTGAACTCTTTGAGCCCGGTTCACGTTCTTGGTTCCCGTCCGCCCCCGTGCCGAAGGATCATGCATAAGCGCAGGTCAGAGGGGTTGTGCGCGGTTGCACTCTGCCACTGGCATATGACTCTGTGATACCGCGGAGTGCTGTGGAGCGCCGGGGTGAATACCGGAGAACGCCCACGAACCGCGTCGGTGGCGGTCATGATGGTGGTCATGGCGGGCCTGGAAGGTGTCGAGCAGCCGCGAGGCGCCGCGGCGAGATGGTCGCCTGCGGTCGAGGACGAACAGGCGCTCAAGGCGCTGGAGTTGTTCGGCAATCCGACGGAGGCGGAAGTCCCGTTGCCGTCCCGCCCCGAATCGGCCGCCACCGCCCGTCGGCTCGCCCAGATCGTCGTCCTGCGCCACTGGGGACTCTCACCCCGGCACACCGAGG
This is a stretch of genomic DNA from Streptomyces sp. NA04227. It encodes these proteins:
- a CDS encoding Ig-like domain-containing protein, coding for MSVVRGRKRHRRRTIGAVLAGAALLFVTACGGGDEPDDGKGGGSDKADTAPSKAVVTISPEDGTGDVATNGALKVGAENGKLSEVTVQDTKGNKVDGKIAADGASWTPARHLAASTKYKVHAVAKDAEGRQSAKEASFTTLSPKNTFVGIFTPEDGSTVGVGMPFSLHFTRGITDPAAVEKGIEIKTVPAVPVEGHWFGNDRLDFRPEKYWKAGTKVTVKLNLDGVEGRPGVYGEQVKTVSFTIGRSQVSVVDAKSHKMKVVRDGKEIKTLPITAGAPATTTYNGQMVISEKHRVTRMNGDTVGFGGEYDIKDVPHAMRLSTSGTFIHGNYWAPGAPGKENVSHGCVGLRDVRGGYDKKQPAAWFYDNSLIGDVVVVKNSKDKQIQPDNGLNGWNMSWQEWKS
- a CDS encoding enoyl-CoA hydratase/isomerase family protein, coding for MTVHLEVDEGVGTIRLDRPPMNALDVATQDRLKELAEEATARDDVRAVILYGGEKVFAAGADIKEMQEMDHTAMVLRSRALQDSFTAVARIPKPVVAAITGYALGGGCELALCADYRIAGERAKLGQPEILLGLIPGAGGTQRLSRLVGPSKAKDLIFTGRHVKSDEALTIGLVDRVVPDAEVYEQAHAWAAKLAQGPALALRAAKESVDVGLESDIDTGLAVERTWFAGLFATEDRERGMRSFVEEGPGKAKFL